One genomic window of Actinoplanes lobatus includes the following:
- a CDS encoding nucleoside/nucleotide kinase family protein encodes MATSAARHATLRHVTDRITQLDDGGGPRIGVDGVDGAGKTVFADELAAQVRELGRPVVRVSLDDFHHVRAVRHRQGRDSPRGFWEDSYDYERFRRDVLEPFGPGGSRLYRAAAHDLETDVVLDREPCLADPGAVLIVDGLFLHRDELVPVWDLSIFLDVPFEETARRMADRDGTSPDPDHPGMRRYVEGQRLYFAACAPQDRATILIDNRDFGAPRILRER; translated from the coding sequence ATGGCCACCTCCGCCGCGCGGCACGCCACTCTCCGGCACGTCACCGACCGCATCACCCAACTTGACGATGGCGGCGGGCCCCGCATCGGTGTCGACGGCGTCGACGGGGCCGGCAAAACCGTGTTCGCGGATGAACTCGCCGCCCAGGTTCGTGAGCTCGGACGGCCCGTCGTGCGGGTGTCGCTCGACGACTTCCACCACGTGCGGGCTGTTCGCCATCGGCAGGGCCGTGACTCGCCGCGGGGCTTCTGGGAGGACTCCTACGACTACGAGCGCTTCCGGCGTGACGTCCTCGAGCCCTTCGGGCCGGGCGGGTCCCGGCTCTACCGGGCGGCAGCCCACGACCTGGAAACCGATGTCGTTCTCGACAGGGAGCCGTGCCTCGCGGACCCCGGCGCGGTGCTCATCGTGGACGGTTTGTTCCTGCACCGCGACGAACTCGTACCGGTCTGGGATCTGTCGATCTTCCTCGACGTCCCCTTCGAGGAGACGGCCCGGCGCATGGCCGACCGGGACGGCACCAGCCCCGACCCGGACCACCCGGGCATGCGGCGCTACGTCGAGGGCCAGCGCCTCTACTTCGCGGCGTGCGCACCTCAGGACCGTGCCACGATCCTGATCGACAACCGCGACTTCGGCGCTCCCCGGATCCTCCGCGAACGGTAG
- a CDS encoding LamG-like jellyroll fold domain-containing protein yields MPGRRSLSTAVAAGLLTATLPAIPALAADVPNPVVAYEFDADDLTTGVVTDTSGNGLDGTLVNGATAALVDGRDGGHALQLPGGAPTSNGAYVTIPRKVLEGRTDLTVSARVKWDGTTAPWQWIYALGKDTSRYLFSTPYNGDGKLRTAATKDWAGAEAQVTGSAALPANAWKTVTVTLGGGRLTTYLDGVSVAAATTTATAADLIDASTTSAGFIGRSFYPDPLFDGAVDDFRVYGSALTAAQVADEFGAEIPTVTALSQTTFEIRTTIGTAPALPASVTADFTDGYDRQVPVTWDPVDPAKYAQRGTFTAAGTAAGTPVSATVTVIREGELTIDLAATTGDFHGGASGTLYGLYADGVPSDNLIEGMRLRTVSTKAQDGPQHPGADALEVVKPLADSTDGDVYIYMTDIHRGFPYQWPGGTPVEKLATYREKIAQQVDQVLNLDEVYQDNIVFVPFNEPEGNMFGTGEWSYNGVSWLSDPDDYFAAWDDFYRLIKQKMPSARIAGPNTSILFEQVKGFLEHTVEAGTVPDVITWHELSHPEAVRDSVAKYRAWESEILPGRKLPININEYAFNYHTSVPGQMIQWISSIEESKVDADIAYWNIDGNLSDSAVQANRGNGQWWLYNAYGSMTGQTVKVTPPYPGQNYTLQGVAGLDKAKKQARVIFGGATSAGYIRFDNVPKYFGKTVHAWIREIPWTGQVGDSAQPRLLAEKDVAVADGAIAFEFDRLSEASAYEIVFSPAGESDRTAASPTTWQGSFEAEAATYTGGGYSKNGPEGSPRDVSKFYTSGAYNVGGLRTGSDGVLDFTVTVPTDGLYDLSVFANSLNTFDLVKEQGPTNVFLRVDGAAEQEVFLPLGYKWVVWDHADTTVRLTAGEHTISLAARSLDGTKATKGDAIIDRITLELPNPAAATDVYEAELASLADGAKPVYAGRKTSGSGVADLGRGGTATFWVYSEADAAAVLDAGVTGGSVEIEVNGIAVGGSRSTAVSLSGGINKVKIKGKARGTAIDRLAVRSATALPATALETEAVTALPATVLEAEAAQLAGTATVTAKSLASGGSAVTGVGGEPGNANILTFTVNAAKPGTYAMRVRYANPEQAVATHYNPDPLARPADIAINGGPAKRTLFPHSFHDNNFWELTIPVVLKRGANTIAFSSEELPNFDGTTYASDTWPDVLLRSKYAPVIDKITVAPFSAPVH; encoded by the coding sequence ATGCCCGGAAGAAGAAGCCTGTCCACGGCGGTCGCGGCAGGCCTGCTGACCGCCACCCTGCCGGCGATCCCCGCGCTGGCAGCCGACGTACCGAACCCCGTCGTCGCCTACGAGTTCGACGCCGACGACCTCACCACCGGCGTCGTCACCGACACCTCCGGCAACGGCCTCGACGGCACCCTCGTCAACGGCGCCACCGCGGCACTGGTCGACGGTCGCGACGGCGGCCACGCCCTCCAGTTGCCCGGCGGGGCGCCGACCTCGAACGGCGCCTACGTCACCATCCCGCGGAAGGTGCTCGAGGGGCGTACCGACCTGACCGTCTCCGCCCGCGTCAAGTGGGACGGCACCACGGCGCCCTGGCAGTGGATCTACGCACTCGGCAAGGACACCAGCCGCTACCTGTTCAGCACGCCGTACAACGGGGACGGGAAGCTGCGCACCGCCGCCACCAAGGACTGGGCCGGCGCCGAAGCACAGGTCACCGGCTCGGCCGCGCTGCCCGCCAACGCCTGGAAAACGGTCACGGTCACCCTCGGCGGGGGACGGCTCACCACGTACCTCGACGGGGTGTCGGTCGCTGCGGCGACGACCACCGCGACCGCGGCCGACCTGATCGACGCGAGCACCACCAGCGCCGGCTTCATCGGCCGCTCCTTCTATCCCGACCCGCTGTTCGACGGCGCGGTCGACGACTTCCGCGTCTACGGCTCGGCGCTCACCGCGGCGCAGGTCGCCGACGAGTTCGGCGCCGAGATCCCCACGGTGACCGCGCTGTCGCAGACGACGTTCGAGATCCGGACCACCATCGGGACCGCGCCCGCACTGCCCGCGTCGGTCACCGCCGACTTCACCGACGGCTACGACCGGCAGGTCCCGGTCACCTGGGACCCGGTCGACCCGGCGAAGTACGCCCAGCGCGGCACCTTCACCGCTGCCGGAACCGCGGCGGGCACCCCGGTCTCCGCCACCGTCACCGTGATCCGCGAGGGCGAGCTCACCATCGACCTGGCCGCCACCACCGGCGACTTCCACGGCGGCGCCTCCGGAACCCTCTACGGCCTGTACGCCGACGGCGTCCCCAGCGACAACCTGATCGAGGGCATGCGCCTGCGCACCGTCTCGACCAAGGCGCAGGACGGCCCTCAGCACCCCGGCGCCGACGCGCTCGAGGTGGTCAAGCCGCTCGCCGACAGCACCGACGGCGACGTGTACATCTACATGACCGACATCCACCGCGGCTTTCCCTACCAGTGGCCGGGCGGTACACCCGTCGAGAAACTCGCCACCTACCGCGAGAAGATCGCTCAACAGGTGGATCAAGTTCTCAACCTTGACGAGGTGTATCAAGACAACATCGTCTTCGTGCCGTTCAACGAGCCCGAAGGCAACATGTTCGGCACCGGCGAGTGGAGCTACAACGGGGTCAGCTGGCTCAGCGACCCGGACGACTACTTCGCCGCCTGGGACGACTTCTACCGCCTCATCAAGCAGAAGATGCCGTCCGCACGGATCGCCGGCCCCAACACCAGCATCCTGTTCGAGCAGGTCAAGGGCTTCCTGGAGCACACCGTCGAGGCCGGCACCGTACCGGACGTGATCACCTGGCACGAGCTGAGCCACCCGGAGGCGGTCCGCGACAGCGTCGCGAAGTACCGCGCCTGGGAGAGCGAGATCCTGCCCGGCCGGAAACTGCCGATCAACATCAACGAGTACGCGTTCAACTACCACACCAGCGTGCCCGGCCAGATGATCCAGTGGATCTCGTCGATCGAGGAGTCCAAGGTCGACGCCGACATCGCCTACTGGAACATCGACGGCAACCTGTCCGACTCGGCGGTGCAGGCCAACCGCGGCAACGGGCAGTGGTGGCTGTACAACGCCTACGGCAGCATGACCGGCCAGACCGTCAAGGTGACGCCGCCCTACCCCGGCCAGAACTACACGCTCCAGGGGGTGGCCGGCCTCGACAAGGCGAAGAAGCAGGCCCGCGTCATCTTCGGCGGGGCCACCAGCGCCGGCTACATCCGGTTCGACAACGTGCCGAAGTACTTCGGGAAGACCGTGCACGCCTGGATCCGGGAGATCCCGTGGACCGGGCAGGTCGGCGACTCGGCCCAGCCGCGGCTGCTCGCCGAGAAGGACGTGGCGGTCGCCGACGGCGCGATCGCGTTCGAGTTCGACCGGCTCAGTGAGGCTTCCGCGTACGAGATCGTCTTCAGCCCCGCCGGGGAGAGTGACCGGACCGCGGCCTCGCCCACCACCTGGCAGGGTTCCTTCGAGGCCGAGGCGGCCACCTACACCGGCGGCGGCTACAGCAAGAACGGGCCGGAAGGTTCGCCGCGCGACGTCTCGAAGTTCTACACGTCCGGCGCCTACAACGTCGGCGGCCTGCGCACCGGCAGCGACGGCGTACTCGACTTCACCGTCACCGTGCCCACCGACGGTCTTTACGACTTGAGCGTATTCGCCAATTCACTCAACACGTTCGACCTCGTCAAGGAGCAGGGGCCGACCAACGTGTTCCTGCGTGTCGACGGCGCCGCCGAACAGGAGGTGTTCCTGCCGCTCGGCTACAAGTGGGTGGTCTGGGACCACGCCGACACGACGGTGCGGCTGACCGCCGGCGAGCACACCATCTCCCTGGCCGCGCGCAGCCTGGACGGCACGAAGGCCACCAAGGGCGACGCGATCATCGACCGGATCACCCTGGAGCTGCCGAATCCGGCCGCCGCGACCGACGTGTACGAGGCGGAGCTGGCATCCCTCGCCGACGGCGCGAAGCCGGTCTACGCGGGCCGGAAAACCTCCGGATCGGGCGTCGCCGACCTGGGCCGCGGCGGCACCGCCACCTTCTGGGTGTACTCGGAGGCCGACGCCGCGGCCGTCCTCGACGCCGGAGTCACCGGCGGCTCCGTGGAGATCGAGGTCAACGGCATCGCGGTCGGCGGATCCCGGTCGACGGCCGTCTCCCTCTCCGGCGGCATCAACAAAGTCAAGATCAAGGGCAAGGCGAGAGGTACGGCCATCGACCGCCTCGCCGTCCGATCCGCGACGGCCCTGCCCGCGACCGCCCTGGAGACCGAGGCCGTGACTGCCTTGCCGGCGACCGTCCTGGAGGCCGAAGCCGCGCAACTCGCCGGCACCGCCACGGTCACCGCGAAATCCCTGGCCAGCGGCGGTTCAGCGGTCACCGGCGTCGGTGGCGAACCCGGCAACGCCAACATCCTCACCTTCACCGTGAACGCCGCGAAACCCGGCACCTACGCCATGCGCGTCCGCTACGCCAACCCGGAACAGGCGGTCGCCACCCACTACAACCCCGACCCGCTCGCCCGGCCCGCCGACATCGCGATCAACGGCGGCCCGGCGAAACGAACACTGTTCCCGCACAGCTTCCACGACAACAACTTCTGGGAGCTGACCATCCCGGTCGTCCTCAAACGCGGCGCGAACACCATCGCGTTCTCGTCCGAGGAACTGCCGAACTTCGACGGTACGACCTACGCCTCCGACACCTGGCCGGATGTGCTGCTGCGCTCCAAGTACGCCCCGGTCATCGACAAGATCACGGTGGCCCCGTTCAGCGCACCCGTCCACTGA
- a CDS encoding MarR family winged helix-turn-helix transcriptional regulator produces the protein MAKPEDQIGVVAALVRTAFLVNAVYAESAREFGLTQQQGQLLCVLMPQAYAMGELSTILGLAKSSLTGLVDRTERNGLVRREPDPRDPRGIRVTLTPTGAELADRFYTETCRRVADLPATLTDQERDTVAALLSRVIHHNQVPLVFSETL, from the coding sequence GTGGCCAAGCCGGAGGATCAGATCGGGGTCGTCGCCGCACTCGTGCGCACGGCGTTCCTGGTGAACGCTGTCTATGCCGAGTCGGCCCGCGAGTTCGGCCTCACCCAGCAACAGGGCCAGCTGCTCTGCGTGCTGATGCCCCAGGCCTATGCGATGGGCGAATTGAGCACCATTCTCGGCCTTGCCAAATCCAGCCTCACCGGCCTCGTCGACCGCACCGAACGTAACGGCCTGGTCCGCCGCGAGCCCGACCCACGCGACCCGCGAGGCATCCGCGTGACCCTCACCCCCACCGGCGCCGAACTCGCCGACCGCTTCTACACCGAAACCTGCCGCCGCGTCGCCGACCTCCCCGCCACCCTGACCGACCAGGAACGCGACACGGTCGCCGCTCTCCTCAGCCGGGTGATCCACCACAACCAGGTGCCACTCGTCTTCAGCGAAACCCTTTGA
- a CDS encoding AMIN-like domain-containing (lipo)protein produces the protein MALAACGAVAADSSSANSGTAPAAGEARAGLASAPACAITWGSGEKTAGALSSALLLTAETGRHECWDRVVFEFGGSALGYSVRYSDQVPTEGRGEDLVPYTAGGSHLWVTLRAPASTFDATSGEHVANVLSYDTLRDVVFGGSFEGYTTFAVGVRARLPFRVTTLAGPGTHSRIVVDVAHRW, from the coding sequence GTGGCGCTTGCCGCCTGCGGCGCCGTGGCCGCCGACTCCTCTTCCGCCAATAGCGGCACCGCCCCCGCAGCCGGGGAGGCTCGGGCCGGTCTGGCATCGGCTCCCGCGTGCGCCATCACCTGGGGCAGCGGCGAGAAGACCGCCGGCGCACTCAGTTCGGCTCTCCTGCTCACTGCGGAGACCGGCCGGCACGAGTGTTGGGACCGGGTGGTCTTCGAGTTCGGCGGCAGCGCACTCGGCTATTCGGTGCGTTACAGCGATCAGGTCCCGACCGAAGGCCGGGGCGAGGATCTGGTCCCCTATACCGCGGGCGGATCGCACCTCTGGGTCACCCTGCGTGCGCCGGCATCGACATTCGATGCGACCAGCGGTGAACATGTCGCCAACGTCCTGTCCTACGACACCCTGCGAGATGTCGTCTTCGGCGGCTCCTTCGAGGGGTACACCACCTTCGCCGTCGGTGTGCGCGCCCGGCTTCCGTTCCGAGTCACGACTCTGGCCGGTCCGGGCACTCACTCCCGCATCGTTGTGGACGTCGCACACCGCTGGTGA
- a CDS encoding LLM class flavin-dependent oxidoreductase, whose protein sequence is MGNVVFGFGAHDGIADGPQWLRLTAQADRDGLDHFSLSDHPYLGGRLDAYAAIGMVLGRTERIAGFANVTNLPTRPPAMLARTVGTLSALSGGRVVLGMGAGGLWDRIADMGVPRLSAGEAVEAFEEAIVLIRLLSGGGGPVTFEGKHYRVTNLEPAPVEAPKVWTGSVGRKSLAATGRVADGWIPGHAADWLSARYRESRPVIDEAAAAVGRDPSEVATIYNVPGRITERPLPATRDGDGRWLGGSSAQWVEELTGAVVEHGAAGFTLFSPTGGTPDGVTLGRWANEVAPAVRAAVSLGGRSAAPVPGR, encoded by the coding sequence ATGGGCAACGTCGTCTTCGGTTTCGGCGCGCACGACGGGATCGCCGACGGGCCGCAGTGGCTGCGCCTGACCGCGCAGGCGGACCGGGACGGGCTGGACCATTTCTCGCTGTCCGACCATCCGTATCTCGGTGGGCGGCTGGACGCGTACGCCGCGATCGGCATGGTCCTGGGACGCACCGAGCGGATCGCCGGATTCGCGAACGTCACCAATCTGCCGACCCGGCCGCCGGCGATGCTGGCCCGAACGGTCGGGACGCTCTCCGCCCTCTCCGGTGGCCGCGTCGTTCTCGGCATGGGCGCGGGCGGCCTGTGGGACCGGATCGCCGACATGGGTGTGCCGCGGTTGTCGGCGGGTGAGGCGGTGGAGGCGTTCGAGGAGGCGATCGTGCTCATCCGGCTGCTGTCCGGCGGTGGCGGCCCGGTCACCTTCGAGGGGAAGCACTACCGGGTGACCAATCTGGAGCCGGCTCCGGTCGAGGCGCCGAAGGTGTGGACCGGCTCGGTGGGCCGGAAGTCGCTGGCCGCGACCGGGCGGGTCGCCGACGGCTGGATCCCGGGTCACGCCGCCGATTGGCTGAGCGCCCGCTACCGGGAGTCACGGCCGGTGATCGACGAGGCCGCCGCCGCGGTGGGCCGGGACCCGTCCGAGGTCGCCACGATCTACAACGTGCCGGGGCGAATCACCGAACGGCCGCTGCCGGCCACCCGTGACGGTGACGGCCGCTGGCTCGGGGGTTCGTCCGCGCAGTGGGTGGAGGAACTGACCGGCGCGGTCGTCGAGCACGGTGCGGCCGGGTTCACGCTCTTCTCCCCCACCGGCGGCACGCCGGACGGTGTGACGCTGGGGCGCTGGGCGAACGAGGTGGCGCCGGCCGTCCGGGCGGCGGTCAGTCTCGGCGGTCGATCCGCGGCTCCCGTTCCAGGTCGGTGA